One segment of Alnus glutinosa chromosome 2, dhAlnGlut1.1, whole genome shotgun sequence DNA contains the following:
- the LOC133859107 gene encoding uncharacterized protein LOC133859107: MASLACVGGLSAGQSLLFAKTKHSSPFTLSPVSCSRNRVGRRFGSIRAETMATEKLGIKIEKNPPESKLTQLGVRKWPKWSCPPSKFPWTFDTKEACYLLEGKVKVTPDGSSESVEIGAGDFVEFPKGMSCTWDVSVGVDKHYNLG, translated from the exons ATGGCGTCATTGGCGTGTGTTGGCGGTCTATCAGCAGGCCAGTCATTGCTATTCGCCAAAACCAAACACTCGTCACCCTTTACTTTATCACCCGTGAGTTGTTCAAGAAACAGGGTAGGGAGGCGCTTTGGCTCAATAAGAGCGGAGACCATGGCCACTGAGAAACTGGGAATCAAGATCGAGAAGAACCCTCCCGAGTCCAAGCTCACACAACTTGGTGTCAGAAAATGGCCCAA GTGGAGTTGCCCCCCAAGCAAATTCCCATGGACATTCGATACTAAAGAGGCCTGCTATCTGCTTGAAGGAAAAGTGAAGGTTACTCCTGATGGGTCTTCCGAGTCAGTCGAGATAGGCGCGGGTGATTTTGTCGAGTTCCCAAAAGGAATGAGTTGCACTTGGGATGTCTCAGTAGGTGTCGATAAGCATTATAATCTGGGCTAG
- the LOC133859103 gene encoding berberine bridge enzyme-like D-2 → MKSRRNPSPNLITILFLSFLVNIPCCLSAAPTDSITSCLTLHNIGNFTTLPDVKNDPYSTAYYKLLNFSIQNLRFAEFTVPKPIAIILPDSVDQLVNAVLCSREGFREIRVRCGGHSYEGTSSVTADGAPFVIIDMMNLNRVSVELETETAWVEGGATLGETYYAIADSSNAHGFSAGSCPTVGVGGHIGGGGFGLLSRKYGLAADNVVDALLVDANGRLLDREGMGEDVFWAIRGGGGGVWGIVYAWKIKLLKVPPTVTSFIVSRPGTKRHVAKLVNKWQYVAPYLEDDFYLSCFIGADLPESVTAGMSATFRGFYLGGRSEAISILNQVFPELGVVEEDCMEMSWIESIVFFSGLSNGSSVSDLKNRYLQDKGYFKAKSDYVRAPISFTGIRVALDLLEKQPKGYVILDPYGGIMQNISSKSIAFPHRKGNLFAIQYLVAWQEEDNNKSSEYIDWIRGFYNSMTPFVSWGPRAAYINYMDFDLGVIDHDLVNTSTSVPSEVDAVEIARLWGEKYFLKNYDRLVRAKTVIDPNNVFSNEQGIPPILSPTSFTAGENIVSSS, encoded by the exons ATGAAATCCAGGAGAAACCCATCACCTAATTTAATCACGATCTTGTTCCTGTCCTTTCTCGTTAATATTCCTTGTTGTTTATCCGCAGCACCCACAGACAGCATAACTTCTTGTTTGACTCTTCATAACATCGGCAACTTCACCACACTCCCGGACGTAAAAAATGACCCGTACTCGACAGCTTACTATAAGCTCCtcaatttttcaattcaaaatctCAGGTTCGCCGAGTTCACGGTCCCTAAACCAATAGCCATTATACTTCCCGACAGCGTCGACCAGCTAGTCAACGCCGTACTTTGTTCCAGAGAAGGGTTTAGGGAAATTAGAGTAAG gtGTGGCGGACACAGTTATGAAGGGACATCGTCGGTCACCGCTGATGGAGCTCCATTTGTCATCATTGACATGATGAATTTGAACCGGGTTTCGGTGGAGTTGGAAACCGAGACGGCATGGGTGGAAGGAGGAGCAACACTGGGTGAGACGTACTATGCCATTGCTGACTCGAGCAACGCCCATGGATTCTCAGCCGGGTCATGCCCAACTGTAGGCGTTGGTGGGCATATTGGCGGCGGCGGATTTGGGTTGTTGTCGAGGAAATATGGGCTCGCAGCCGATAATGTAGTGGATGCCCTTCTTGTTGATGCTAATGGAAGGTTGCTAGACCGAGAAGGCATGGGAGAGGATGTGTTTTGGGCAATTAGAGGAGGTGGTGGGGGTGTTTGGGGGATTGTCTATGCTTGGAAAATCAAGTTGTTGAAAGTTCCACCAACTGTGACTAGTTTCATAGTCTCTAGACCAGGCACCAAACGACATGTAGCAAAGTTGGTGAACAAGTGGCAATATGTTGCACCCTACTTAGAAGATGACTTCTATTTGTCATGCTTCATTGGTGCTGATCTGCCAGAAAGTGTAACCGCTGGAATGTCAGCTACATTTAGAGGGTTTTATCTGGGTGGTAGGAGCGAAGCCATATCCATTTTAAACCAGGTTTTTCCTGAGTTGGGTGTTGTAGAAGAAGATTGCATGGAGATGAGTTGGATTGAATCGATTGTATTCTTCTCCGGCCTAAGCAATGGAAGCTCAGTCTCCGACTTGAAAAACAGGTATCTGCAAGACAAGGGATATTTCAAGGCCAAATCAGACTATGTCAGAGCTCCGATTTCCTTTACGGGTATAAGGGTTGCTCTGGACTTACTAGAGAAACAGCCCAAAGGGTACGTTATTTTAGACCCTTATGGTGGGATTATGCAAAATATAAGCAGTAAATCCATCGCTTTTCCTCACAGAAAAGGCAACCTGTTTGCAATTCAGTATCTGGTGGCTTGGCAGGAAGAAGATAATAACAAAAGCAGCGAGTACATAGATTGGATAAGAGGGTTTTATAATTCAATGACACCCTTTGTTTCATGGGGTCCTAGGGCTGCTTACATTAATTACATGGATTTTGACCTTGGAGTGATTGATCATGATTTGGTTAACACTAGTACTAGTGTCCCATCTGAGGTCGACGCTGTAGAGATTGCCAGGCTTTGGGGTGAAAAATACTTCTTGAAAAACTATGATAGATTGGTTAGAGCCAAGACAGTCATTGATCCCAACAATGTTTTTAGCAATGAACAAGGGATTCCTCCAATATTGTCCCCGACCAGTTTCACAGCCGGGGAAAATATAGTGAGTTCCTCATGA